Sequence from the Eleginops maclovinus isolate JMC-PN-2008 ecotype Puerto Natales chromosome 14, JC_Emac_rtc_rv5, whole genome shotgun sequence genome:
CAGTCTACTCTTTCAACATGTAGACGGACAATGTTTCCATCCATCACTCagaagagattttttttaaatcagatgaTGTTTGTCATCAGCTGCCCCAAGTAATGCATGTTATGCTCTGTGTCGGAAACTATAATGGTTTTCATGTGAGAATGTCCATCTTTGTCCCAATTACAATGAATCCGCAGATAAAACTGTCAACAAGATTAAGACAAATTCAGTCTTGGAGAGGGGCTCTTTTTTCAGCCCTCTAATAATGTTTTGCAGAGCACAGTTCAGGAGTCTCTATCTTTTAAAGCACACTACCAGTGTATTTTTTCTAACAAgtgaatatatatgtacacacacttcTTGAATCTCCAGCTCTGAATATCCTTTGCATATTTGAAAGGTATTTATAGTGTGTTTAGAATCCCTCTGGCCTGTGCAAAAGGGTCAGTAGATTTAGGTCAAAATCAGACATATTGTTTGTGAGGTCGTTCAAACCCCCACTGTACCAGCACCTAGAAATTATATTTCCAGTTTAACATCTTCAATCAATTCATGAAAGATCAGTCTTGTTTCTTACAGGTGTGCATcaaaaaaccttgaaacccgTTTTACTTTTAATCTCACAGCCCCCAATGCTTATTTTTTCAGCTTAAAGCTGTGTTGTATATTCAAGGTTCCCAAGATTGTCATGCATAAACACTTTGTTACATGTTTTCTTCAAATCTCCTTGGGGATATTTAAAACCTTGCTTGCATAACAGAAGTTGCAAATCAATATTTTCTGCTAAAACAGTACATACAAGGTATCAAGCCTTCAAGAAGAATTCAACCTTCTGTTATTTAAGTTCATAAAACAGCACTTAAACACAAAACCTAGCAATAAACAACGCTTATTGCTGATAGCTTCACTACATTTTTACTGTGCATATAAAGATAAAGCTGTGAGGCTCACAAGGTTGAATTAACGTGTTACACATGAACTATGGAAAAATAACAGTGCATAGGGTTTCTCTAAAATATAGCAATTAGGTGGAACTGTCTGACTGCCTGTCTGTATTGCAACAGGTCAAAGTACTGAAAAGTCAAGTAGGAGGACATGCCCCAACACACAGACTAAACATAAACCTAAATGTATTCTTCTATTCTGCAAAGAGTGGGAAATCCAGTGAGTGCGTAGGCAAGGCTGGTGAATCACTGCTGTGTGGCaaagacaacagagacagaaaaaagcaAAGAGACAACCAAAGACTGTGGAGAAGGCCAAACAGGGCCTCTCTCCACAGCATATAGGAATATCATACTGAAGTAGAGTTAATGGTAAACAAAGATCAACAGTAATATTGAGAAATATCTTAGGGTCTTACCTGCCCAGCTGTATTTTCAATTACTTGTACCAGTGGGGTccttgttgacattttttttgaagACTTGAAGTTGCCAAAAAGGGGGAAggaaacaatgaaacaaaaacgATTCTTCAGTGtctattgtacatttaaaatctgtCTAGCTGAGGGCAGATGAAAATTTCCAACAGAAGTCCAGTGCTAGCCAGCTAGCAGCACGACAGATAGCCCGTGAATCAACAAGTTGAAACCCACATCAGCGGCTAGCAGagttagccagctagctgaAACTAGCTAGCAGCAACCGCACGTCCCATGTTTGTCAACAAgcacaaaacaggaaaaagctTAACGTCTTCTTTAGCTTCGGTCTTGTTGTGAACACATTCAGTTTCCAATGAACAGTGTCAACGGTGACCAGTGAGCTACCAACCTGATGACGTTTTGGCCGGCTAGCTACTTGTGCTAGCTCGAAGAAAAGTTGGTTGTATTGAACGAGACAAGGTTCAATTAGGtggctagcatgctaacctgTAAGGTTGCTAACTCACGTCTGAGGAAGCGTCAACTGTCGCCCGAATCTACAACAAACGTTTATCCAGAGTCGTTTTCATAACGCAGTGTCgacacttctttttttctttttttgtggcaAGGATGTTTCCTTTCAGGTTTGAAACCAGGTCCGGGTTCTGCAAACTTTCAGGCCAAAGTTATTCCCGGCGAGGGCTCGACCTTCTTAACTCCCACAAaactattcaaaatgttccaaGCAAGATATCCAGGGTAAGGGTATCcaacaaataaaagcagcacCATGTAAAGTGGTCACATGGCAGGTGAGAAACACGAATTAATCTGTTGCGTTAGCTAACAGGCTGGCCAAAATTAGCCCATGAAGCTAATTCAGTGTTTCTTTCGAAGTAaagttagctagttagctgctCCTCCTGCGGCCGCGGTGGTGCTGACTGCCACAGAGCAGCCCACAAAACTCTAAATCCACGGAAATCACCGGCGCTCTTCCTTGTGTTGCGTGATTGGAATAAGGTCGTTCAACAGTGCTGCACTGCAGTGTGGCGATTTACCATCTCGTCCTGTCGTTACACCGACTGCTGTTATTCCCAAGCCCCGCCGACTCAAAGAGGAATCGTTAAGTTGTAAAATCCATTATTGGTATACTGGGGTTTTCTCGTTAGGAGGTGCGTGTCACGGGCGACAGGGGGAGAGAGGCGAAAAGCTGCGCCCGATTGCAGTCTATGCGCACGATCCTCCCTTGATACCGGAACAAGCTCGCGGCAACATGGCTGCTTGCACCACGAAACGATTAGAGAGGGAGGGGGTTCGTTCCGTGCTCGGATCCATTCGGCTTTTTCCGAGCCTTTACTGGTGACTTAGTTGAGTAAATGGCAGGTGCAGCAGGACATTCTGTGTacaatttatgtttaaaaagcaaaatCAATCTGAGATGTGCATATGGCATTGTTATGGTGTCCCCAAATATCTGTCTAACTACTTTGATTGCTTCCAAGACAATAACAGCTGAGACAAACTTGCATTTCAACAGTTGTTTTTTAGGTGCAAGAGTTCCAATTGAACATAATAAACCTCCAGAAATGGCCTTATGTCAAACATagttaaagaaattaaataatggGTTTATCACACACAAGGTTTACCAAGCCCCGCTGTGGAGACATTTCAACAGGTGTCACTTTGTAGGAcactgatttacattttttttaaacccagaCTGTGTGGTGCATTTGGATCTAATTTATTATGTTATGTATCGTGTTTTCTTCAAAACCTGAGTCTCCAGCCTACTACGGTTTCTATTGATTGATTGAAGCCAGTGTGCCCTAAAACCAACCATATGCACTCTTTTAACAGATGCTTTATGGTCATTTGATGACATGCACATTTGTACCACATTTAATCTAAGTTTTGCATTATTAATTAATCTTGGGGCCCTAATTTGTAAAGGGGCCatttgtccatccatccatccatcatttgTCCATATCTAGTTCAAAATGTTAACCCCGGTGCCCCTCAACAAATGAAAGTGtcgattttcttttcatgttgcATATCCTTTGCAGTGCTGTTGTCCGTGGTGTAAAATGTGTCTTCTTTGCACAGCTgtagaaatgtaatttgtaaaaatgtgtccATAAATGTGACGGTGAGATGTCTACAGCTGGCACAGACATTTTCCAAGTTACTTAGCAACAGCCATGGACTGACGAAGAAATATGGCGGCCGTTAGAAATGGTGATGTCTGAACTATGTCAATCAGGAGGTCTGCAGAGACTAGTCACCGGTGTTCACCATCTGCACAATGTAAGGATGTTATGgagacataaaaaataaaacaggaaatgaaagggGTATGAGAGGCTTGACTTGGAGAGCGTCCAACTGGCAGGATTACCCGGTGAATCGAGGGAAAAATCACATCCCGGATGATAGGAGTGCAAAAATAGAGGTACACAAACACTGTTATATGAGAGAAACTCCTTTGTGCATGAACAGTATtcatataataattaatatccTAGTTACTGGACCAGAGAGAATCACTGGGCCTTTCTTGTAACCCATCAATcattaaacactcacacaccaatCCAACTGACTTggcagaatatttatttttcagtgtgttGGAGCATATCCAGTTTGATGGCGCATCACAAGAGACCGTTGTGaatcttttcatattttaaggGAGCTTTATGAGCAGTTTGAGTTAGTAATACTCTCCAACCAAATGtttcattaagaaaataaatgatgactcTTAAAGAAACAGATCAAACCaagtattcatttatattttattccttctctccatcttcttaatatatttcatttaattactACTAATTATGTCAATTTGTTAAGGCTtccatgtttacattttaacatgCTGTCCCTTGTTAATTATCTgaatccttttttgttttgtaaatcaaTAGCATCTGTTGTTGCCTTTGTATTTGTTGATTTGTCTAAATGATCTGCCTGTGTTTGCAGAAATTGTTGACAAAAAGGGTAAAGAAAAAGATAGCGGCTCTAGGCTGTTGCTGGGGAAATGTGCGGAAGTGTTGCCACCTGCAGGATGCCGGTATACATTACAGATCACTATCTTGCtattggaataaaaaaacagcctatCAATCAGAGACTACTTCCTGCTTTGTGTCTCATAAATGTTTGgatgaaaatgcattttttggcTGCCATACTTCTCCTGTGGAGGGGAAATGTCACACTGAATGGGAGGTGAAACTGCAAACCTTTAATTGCATCTGAAATGAGAGGTTTTTTTAGTCTCATTGGCGGAACATTAAAAAACCTATCAGGCTTTATATCTCCTGTCTCCTACCTCAGGCGGCCAACCGTATCCTGCCAGATTGAGGctgtaatgttatttttaatatgtgGCCAAAAATTCCTCTCTGTAAAGGCTGCCATCCTGTACACCAGACTGTTGATGCATCACTAGCAGGCTGTCTCTGCAGCCTCTTTGCATTTCAACGTGAATCCAGCTCACCGTGTTAATATTGTTGCCTTACATTGTAACATTGACTTGATTATGGAAGGGGAGACAATCAGGagaagtagaaaaaaaagagtacaaaacacataaaagtaaTGAGTGTGCAAATTCTACCGATCACCATCTCCTGTCTTATTCCTGGCCTAGATTGAAATCCTTTCTAAAGCCGGCAATTTAACAGGTGCTGACTCACAGCAGCGTGGGCTAAATTAGAGAACAAGACCTAAAATAGGCTGAATCTGTACAGACTGCTACAATCACACTGACAGCAACATGTTAGTCATATCATACATTTCATCTTTAGAGAAATACTTGTAAGCGCATTATCCTTCACCAATTATTGATAAGATTGATTGATTAGGTCAAAGTTGGATGTCGCAAATATGGCTacttattttatgtatttcatttatcttattttcttcttttttaatataattatcaAATGGGTCTGCACTTTTTGTCATGTGTTCTATTTCatctgatttttatttatttgtttcccaTGAACTAAAGCATTCTATCCCTGTTTCAATTTCAATTCCTTGTCTTTTTTCCTTTGGTGCTGCATTTCTGTTATGAAAGCCCCAGCAAATATGAGTGATCATTAACTGACTTGAGAGACTTCCTGTCACAAAACTCATgcaatatcatttttattttttaaaccgcCACATTTAAGACTCCATTACCAGCTTTTCCTGCAGAATTGAAGATAATCCTTCTTGAGCtccatttatcttttattaaaatgtctccATTTAGCGGTGGCTCTTTGAAGAGAGCATCAGACAACTCTGTTAGCCTGACATTCGCTCATGTTAGTGATGGTTACCGGGCCAACAGGGATGTATTAATGTGTCGTTTTGTTTTAAGTGTCAAACTGAGTGAGTAAATTATTCTCCAAATGGAAAAGCGTGTGAAAGCTGCGTTCACATGTGGCCCTCTATCTTCTCAGAGAGGATTTAACAgacatcaaattaaatgtaactcgaaaacaaagttaataaaatcaaatgtttattaaGTATTTTACAGAATAATAGAAGCAACATGAGTAGAGATTCAGGTTCAAAATCCAAATGCATAGCCCCtgttattcatttaaagaaaacaaaacagtgcaGTTGAATgcatcagaaataaaaaatatacatttcaccTGAGGACAGCTAAAAACTATGTACACACAAATTGCCTTGATGAATACAATAACCATAATTAAGGTTTTAAACCTAATTATTTTCTTATCCCTATTGAAACAGAGACTGAGGAATCCCTTTTCTTTTGAAGTTCCTCTGAACATCTGAATACTAGAAATGCCCAAACTGTACACTTTCAGAAACCAACATataaaaaagcctttaaaaCAGGAAGAGAGCTCACACAAGAACAGGGAAAAAGACACACTGTaggaatataaataataaagcctGTGTGGAGGAGTAAAAATAGCTGCAGTCAGGGAGAGGGGATCACCTCTGACTCACGCTCTCTCAACAGCAGCGAGCAGATCCTCCACGGCGACCGTTGTCAGGTCAAAGTAGAAGTTTCTCTCGTTGTCTCCGCCTCCGAACACCAGCAGCTTTTTGCTGATGGAGCCCGCATCCATATCCACGTCTCCATCCTCCTTGAAGAGACCGTCTGTGTCCATGGTGATGATGGAGTGTCCCGCCCTGGGGAGGGACAGCTGAGGGAGCGTCACCTCCGTCCAGCTGTTGGCATCTGGAATAAATCAATGAgaacaaatatttttggaatcatacatcataaataaaaggaaaacatacatgTAAACGCTGTTTCTAACACACTATTGTTTACAGATGATGTTAACTAAAATCCTATATTCATGAAGCTTCGGtaaatggttttgttttggcAGTCCCGTTAAAATTCTATATACCGTTAAGTAATAGTTTTTTCTATACATGATACACCTTTATTTTATTCCCCGATGAATGAAAATAATCTAATCTTTCAGCTACTTTGATCTAGCTGTGTCACCATTTCCTTGATCTTTAGATCAGACCACTGTGCTGCATGTTCTCTGCCATGTTGTGTGGTGTATATCTGTGAGCCGCCTCTCACCGATATCAAAGACGAAGGCGTCAGTGAGAGCGTTGTTCCCGTTGTAGCCTCCGTGGATCAGGAACTTTGTATCTGAGAGCACTGCACTGCCATGCcagctggaacacacacacacagaagttaaATTACAcagaaaatatatgaaaataagaCTTAATATGGTTTGAAATGTCTTGAAACCATTGCACAAATTCAAGACTTCTGTTGTTGATCTGTGCTTTTGATACATATCCCCCCTGACTGTGTGTGGGTTGCTGTACCTTCGTGGAGAGGGGGCTTTCCCagatgttttcacagcagaGAACTCCATCAGACCTAAGCAAAACCACGACATTTATAACTGTTATTTTGATTAGGCATTAAGCTTAGTTTCATCAGAACAACCTCAGAGATTTAAAGGCTTAataatacttttcttttaaagctcAACAAACAACGTCTATCTTTGGAAAACCCAGAAATGCCCACTGTCTATCAGTGGATTAAAAACCATTGTCCTGCattagagggggggggggggtacatttgttgtcatgttttgaaaacacaaaaggtCATAAATGAACACGAAATGTTTATACCTCTATCCAGATCATTTTGTCTAGtgtacaaaacattttaaggcttttgcatacatttcccataatCCCCAGCTGTGCGGCTTACCGAGGTCCAGCATGTACATGTCGTTGTAGCAGACGGGGGTGTCCCATCCTCCAAACACATAGATCTTCCTCTGCTGCATCACACATGCAGAGTGGCtggatgaaaaacaacaaaggaggATGAGTGGGGGAGAGGGATGTTGAAAAAAAGGATCAGCAGCTGTAATGGATCAAACCATCTTACCCTGAGCGGGGGGAGGGCTTGTTACCGGTCACAATCGGCTGGTACCAGATGGAGAGGTTGGGGTCGAAGATGTAGAGCGAGTCGCTGCAGCCGTCGGGCTCCGGATTCGGACACGGGAAAACTCCTCCCAGCACAAACAGCTCGCCCCGAAACATGCTGCAGCTGTGGTAGGCCAGAGGAGGAACCTTCCCTTGAgcctgaggagagaggaggaggacgtcAAAAAAGAGGAGAAGCAGCAAAAAAGGACATGTGGAGTTAAAATAAGCAACACACACCTCCACCATGGTCCACTTCCAGCTCTGTGTGTCCAGGATGTGGACGTCGTTGAACCACTTCTTGTTCTTGGAGCCTCCAAACACAAAGATCCGCCTGGAGTCCGGGTCGTAGACGGAGGTGTGGCCGATCCTGGCCTCGGGGGTGGGACCCTCTGCCAGAGTCTCCGCTGCAACCCAGGACATGTCCTCTGTTGGGCAGAGACAAGAACTCTTAGACATTGATCAAGGGGAAACTAAGCCCTTGCCTAATCTAAAACAGCTTCAAGAATATCTGTTGCTGGGAATGGTCCACAGACCTGTGCAGAGCTTCCACATGGGGTCCTTGCAGAACTGCATCCTGGCTCCCTGTCCTCCAATCAGAATCGCTGTCTGAGCGTCTATAGGACACAGAGTCTGACCCCAGCGGCCTGACGGGCTGACCAATGGGGCTGTAGGAAAACCAAAGATCAGGATGGATTAAATGTTAACACAGAACATCAAAGTTCAAACTAAATGACCTCAGGTGGACCCCATCAAATGTTTCTGTCTATAAGACTGTATACTTGTTTACCCTGTCCTTTATTGTTTTCTGTCACTTTAtggtaattgtgtgtgtttttgttgaagaTTTTCACActtaataattattttgtttgcagtttCTTTGcatcttttgtatttgttttttttaaaggtaatttTGCACCTCTTTGTGGTCCGGTATGTGTTTCTTTGGGACATTTTAACAGGTGTAAGCTATGAGAAGCCCTCCATGAAGCTAACCACGCTCCCTGTTTTCAGCCTTTATGCTAAGCGTTTCTTGGCACAAGCTCCATATATGATGAACAGGCACAAGAAAGGCATCAAGTTTCTAGTCTTATTGTttgaaagagggagaaaacatgtattttccaACTGCAGCTGTAACGTTCAAATAACTAGATGCATCACAGCCCGTCTTGGTTAAAGTTACAGAACACATTTGGTGGGTGGTGTGCATTAATGCACCAGGTATAGGAGTGAAAGGTGaataaacacaagacaaaacacaaCTGAAGGTATGTAATGTGTATGCAGACTCACAGGTCTGTGTGGGAGTCTTGGCCTGCCTACTCTTCGTCCTGGCTGCACTCTGAGGAGGCGTTCTACCCACAATCCCCTGCGCCTCTCCTGTTCCATTAGCTGTAGAACAGAGAAGGTaaaagacattttattaaagaaGAAGGACACAGAGAAAAAGCTTCACTCCTCCACACCAAGTGTCTTTAGTAATTATCATTAGCAATGGAACACAGGCATTAATACTGCTCCCTTTACAAAGACTAGAATCTACAGAAACAGGCATTAAGACGACTGTTTGGTGTCATTCCTTCAGTAAAACTATTCAACTTCATGAAGAGATTAAGAATAATCTGTACGGATTTGGATCACAGTTATGGGCCGTTTTGGATTTGACATCAAGACAATAAATGACCATATAATGACATTTCTCCTTGCACAACAGGCAGTCTCTCTCACCTGTTCCCTTAATCTTTGTTGCATCTGCTCCACTGCTGAACAGCTTCTGGGCCCCTTTCGTTTGACCTCTGGCCTTTCTCAAAGGAGTGGTCTTCTCCACGCTGCCATTGGGACAAGTGTTCTCCTGCTCCCCTGTCGTGGTCGTCTTATTCTCGTCTTCCTCTGACTCTCTATCTCTCTTCTTGCCGTTGACCACCCGCGCTGCAAGGGGAGCCACGATGTCCTGAGAGGGTCAACACATGGtgtcatttatcatttaaaatacatgtattgttTGAAATATGTGggttggattaaaaaaaacaaggctgaTATTAGCATCAAAAGACCAGAATGACAAgttttaagaaacatttattatatattttaaatatcacagCCGCATGTGGCTCTGGATATAAGATCTTACTGTCTGAATCAGTTCATTTCTGATAGTTGTATTAGTAAATATTGCATATTATAATAGTAGCATTTAATTCACATGGACTACCTTTGGTGTGTATTCCTTCACAGCCATGATCTCTGGCTTGGACCAATCTGCTTTTACCTGAGGGGGgaacacaaaaaaactgaatccCAGGATGCTTTATCTAAAAGGTTACATTATTCAATAAGTAAAgtaacacacaaagaaagaacTTTCCAGCATCCAGGAGACTCCTCTTTGCTTTATTATCAAAGGCAGTTTTGATCTCTATGCAAGTTAGTCCTGAATCTTAGGGTTTATACCACAGTCTGTATATGGTTTAAACAATATATACCAGGTTCCCTCCTTCCAGGGTGACATCCAGTGTGACACCGTCTGTCCAGGTCTCTTCTTCCCACTGTTCCCATGACAGACACCTGCAAGATATCAATCAGATTGGACATCAGTGACAGTAAATGCAACAACAACCAGATATTTTTACCGTAACAAGGCAGATTTGTATTATAGGGACATGATGAGAGTCTCCCTACTTGTTATACGGGGTCAGTTTCCCGATAGTGATGGGGAAGCGGTCAGCGTCGTTGAGCTCGGCGTTGACGCAGACACGCTGCCCCCACGGCCCGCTGCTGAACAGCACCACCTGGCGGACACTTGGTGGAACTGCAACACACACCCTGCACGACCCTTCAGGGCTATCacggagaaaaataaatatataacgTTATTATTGGTCTCTTTTGCTTTCCAGAAAAAACAGACTCGATAGAGGACATTGTTATGAGCATGTGTTGTCAAAGGCTATCAGTATTATTCTCTATTTACACAGCTGATTTAATGAGGCGCTAAAGAGCAACATTGAAACGGTTTATGACGTTTATAACATTATTTAACAACTATACATGTGCTGTTCACAACGTTCGGACACGTTGAGGCTAATATTCATAAGGTACTTAGGGGAGCCTCAAGCTAACGATGTTAACACTAATATTATTAAAATCACTTGGTTACCTCAGCAGCCTCTGAGGAGGACCGTTTACTCCGAAAACCGCGTATATTCCGAAGTCTTCCATCTTTTACTGTCGTCCAGCAAGACTTATAATTGTCACAGCTCTTCTTGCTATCCTTCTCTATTTTACACAAGTACAAATAAGTAACACAACAAGGATATTTTCCAATCTTCCTCTGTTAGGCATCTCCCGCCACTGATGTGTGTACAATATCTAAACTCCGCGCGAATTCTCAGTGAAGGATTGGGAGCGCTTGTTTTATTGCTGAGGGTGTTTATCGGGTGAAGTCTACGTTGTTGAGCATTCAGCAGACCTAAAACCCCCCTATGCGGTGCAATGTGATGCTGCATCGAGCACACATTGGGTTGCAACGCACTAGCCTCTAGCCAATGAAAGCCCTGCATTCAGTTCCGCTGTGTGACGTCACAGACAGCTGCGTTCAAGACCACATTGTAGTGTTTATGCAGTGCTTTAATTATTCTTTTATCATATTTAATTCCGTTTtctcttggtttttttttgcgTTTAAAGTTATACAGGATTCAACAATAAAAAGCagtttgtaattatttgttttaaaattgttGTCTTAATGCCTCTTTATGTCATAAAGGGCCATTATACCAACCTGTACCTTATTGTACCCTGTTTTTTGCaccttatttttcattatttgttttcacatcagGTACCAGGGAAACCCAATTTATTCCCACTACGTTCTGCATTAAACTTTTTCAAGCTGATGAGAATATGGTCTCTCTTATTTCTGATCTTGTAATTTGTTGTGTTACTAATGTTTGAGGTGTTTGCAATATGCTCACAGCCTACAGGTGGATCCACTGAAGCCCTGTGGTTAATGTCCATTTTATTCAAATCTGTTGTGCTAAATGGTTCGTAAACGCAGCAGCTTTTTCAGATTTACATCATCTCTGAGCAACTTTACAACAAACCCAGCTGCCTTTGAGCGCCACTCACACTAAAAGGTATGTTACAGCTATgcttattaataaataaatacatgcacaAATTACCCCTTTTACCaaggtttaattaaaaaaatgttaagttCACGTTATCCAGACTTTATTATCCTCCAATAAGAAGTTTGGATGTTTTCACTGGACcctgtccttctctctctgcagtatGAACGGATCCACTGTCAACTCTTTTTCCTCagccaaaaaatatatatgggATGACTGTGATCCTTATTATGATGATGACAATATTGATGGTGCTGGCAAATTAGGGGGTCCTTCTGCTGGCTTTGTCATTCTCCTCACCACTTACTGCTTTGAATTCCTCGTTGGTGGCCCATCAAACCTTTGGCTCATGTTCCACATCCTCGGCCAAAGGTAGATATGTTTTATGTAGTGTCATAGCTTGTACATCCTTAATACATcttcaattcaaaatgtaaaggcTCAACAAAAAGATGTTTTCTTTGCTAACTTCAAAGGTCAAAGGTTAGCGGTGTCCTTCATGCAGACTTCTTCCCACTCCACCTGACCCTCGCCCAACTGATCTTCTTCTTGGCTATGCCTCTGTTTTTCATCAATCACTGGCTGTGGCGGAGCACGAATGTGATGGACACCGTGACGTTCCTGAGCTCCATGGTGCTCGTCATGAAGCCACTGCTCCTCTGCCTGGTGTGCGTGGAGAGGTACATCGCTGTGGTTCAACCCATCAACTATCTAAAGTAAGaccacacacattttgaagtccttagacatttaaaacaagacctatttgtttaatttagagTTGTTCTGGGGTTGATAATGGTTGATAACACTGTCTAATAATGTGCCTTAGAGTAATAGCAGTAAAGACATGAGACCATATTCATTCACATAAGCAAGAAAATCAGAGctgtatatttatgttgttgttaaatgtcCTGTGCAAATGTGGAGGAACTTTAAATGTCTAATCATTTTAGATGTTTTCAGGTACGCCATCACATAAACAGTTAGAGATCCAAAGAGTGTTTAAAGGCCATGTATACCATCTATGTACTGGTATGAAAACAAATTCAGGACGATTCAGGAAATGTAATCCGTGGAAATTTGGAAGAAGTGgaacatttgtatttcctcaAATCGCCCTTCTTTAGTTTCATTTAtaactattatttatttcaaatgaaaaacaccTGATTTCCCTTTTTGGTCTTCaataattacattataaaaAGCTGTAAATGTGTACCAATCTGTAGAAGCATCTAAAGATGATTGTGAAAACATGCTGTTAAGTGAACCTGACAAAAGGAACAATCTACAGTCCTGATGACTTTCTTGAAGTGATGTAGAACCTCatgtctcacctctctcctccctccccttttTTTAGGATCAAGGCGTGTGGTTACAAGTGGCCATGTTTGGTTGTCTGCTGGTGCATTTACATTATCCTGGCATCTGCTGCTATTGTTCAGCGCTCCATCTTCACCCTGTGCCTGGTGTTCCTCCCTGCTCTCCTCATAGACACCTTCTGCACCCTGTCTGTTCTCAGAGAATTGAAAAAACCTCCACCTGGGGACAGTGAGGGGAAAGAGAAGAACAAGAAaggggaagaagagagaaaggcTC
This genomic interval carries:
- the krcp gene encoding kelch repeat-containing protein; this encodes MEDFGIYAVFGVNGPPQRLLSPEGSCRVCVAVPPSVRQVVLFSSGPWGQRVCVNAELNDADRFPITIGKLTPYNKCLSWEQWEEETWTDGVTLDVTLEGGNLVKADWSKPEIMAVKEYTPKDIVAPLAARVVNGKKRDRESEEDENKTTTTGEQENTCPNGSVEKTTPLRKARGQTKGAQKLFSSGADATKIKGTANGTGEAQGIVGRTPPQSAARTKSRQAKTPTQTSPLVSPSGRWGQTLCPIDAQTAILIGGQGARMQFCKDPMWKLCTEDMSWVAAETLAEGPTPEARIGHTSVYDPDSRRIFVFGGSKNKKWFNDVHILDTQSWKWTMVEAQGKVPPLAYHSCSMFRGELFVLGGVFPCPNPEPDGCSDSLYIFDPNLSIWYQPIVTGNKPSPRSGHSACVMQQRKIYVFGGWDTPVCYNDMYMLDLGLMEFSAVKTSGKAPSPRSWHGSAVLSDTKFLIHGGYNGNNALTDAFVFDIDANSWTEVTLPQLSLPRAGHSIITMDTDGLFKEDGDVDMDAGSISKKLLVFGGGDNERNFYFDLTTVAVEDLLAAVERA